One region of Cheilinus undulatus linkage group 4, ASM1832078v1, whole genome shotgun sequence genomic DNA includes:
- the LOC121508746 gene encoding pannexin-1-like isoform X2: MNGVTGTTYMTGTQISCFAPTNFSWRQAAYVDSFCWAAVQQQSDSSPLWLHKFFPYVLLLLAILLYIPALFWRFTAAPHLSSDLKFIMEELDRFYNRAIRLAKNLASIESKDPPEDTQSALDLTEGCFKYPLVEQYLKTKRFSHCLVVKYLVCRGLTLLILLLACIYLGYYIRLASVTDEFPCDLRTGVLKNDSMLPPAVQCKLVAVGVFRLLSYINLGVYVLLAPLVVYAALGPANQSSGFLRPYEMLPGFGALGVVTPFYNDLSIYLLFLQENLSELKSFKCLQVLELLQEAGDEGFDTMCLLRSLGQVKTDVIDSRKMCSRLNSKETTKAEN; this comes from the exons ATGAACGGTGTGACTGGAACAACATACATGACTG GTACTCAGATCAGCTGCTTTGCCCCCACTAACTTCTCTTGGAGACAGGCTGCATATGTGGATTCATTTTGTTGGGCAGCAGTGCAGCAACAGTCTGACAGCTCACCACTATGGTTGCACAAG TTCTTTCCATATGTCCTGCTTTTACTGGCCATCCTTTTATATATACCTGCCCTGTTCTGGCGTTTCACTGCAGCCCCACATCTTTCATCTGATCTAAAATTCATTATGGAAGAACTGGACCGCTTTTATAATCGTGCCATCAGATTGGCCAAGAATCTGGCGTCCATAGAGAGCAAAGATCCACCTGAAGACACCCAGAG TGCTCTGGACCTTACAGAGGGTTGCTTCAAATACCCTTTAGTGGAGCAGTATCTGAAAACAAAGCGCTTCTCCCACTGCCTCGTGGTCAAGTATCTCGTATGTCGGGGCCTGACTCTGCTGATCCTCCTGTTAGCCTGCATTTACCTTGGCTACTACATCCGCCTGGCATCTGTTACTGATGAGTTTCCATGTGACCTGCGTACAGGTGTGCTAAAGAATGACAGTATGCTACCACCTGCTGTGCAATGTAAGCTTGTAGCGGTGGGTGTCTTCAGGCTTCTCAGCTACATCAACCTAGGGGTGTACGTGCTTCTAGCTCCACTGGTGGTGTATGCTGCTCTTGGACCAGCTAACCAGAGCTCTGGTTTTCTCCGGCCTTATGAGATGCTGCCAGGTTTTGGTGCTCTGGGTGTTGTCACACCCTTCTACAATGATCTCAGTATCTATCTGCTGTTCCTGCAGGAGAACTTGAGCGAACTCAAGTCTTTCAAGTGTCTACAG GTGCTCGAGTTGCTGCAAGAAGCTGGAGATGAGGGGTTTGACACCATGTGCCTCCTGCGATCCCTGGGTCAGGTGAAGACTGATGTGATAGACAGTAGGAAAATGTGCTCACGTTTGAACAGCAAAGAAACGACTAAAGCTGAAAACTGA
- the LOC121508746 gene encoding pannexin-1-like isoform X1 codes for MAIAHVATEYVFSDFLLKDPTETKYKGVRLELAVDKMVTFLAVGLPLFLISLAFAQEVSVGTQISCFAPTNFSWRQAAYVDSFCWAAVQQQSDSSPLWLHKFFPYVLLLLAILLYIPALFWRFTAAPHLSSDLKFIMEELDRFYNRAIRLAKNLASIESKDPPEDTQSALDLTEGCFKYPLVEQYLKTKRFSHCLVVKYLVCRGLTLLILLLACIYLGYYIRLASVTDEFPCDLRTGVLKNDSMLPPAVQCKLVAVGVFRLLSYINLGVYVLLAPLVVYAALGPANQSSGFLRPYEMLPGFGALGVVTPFYNDLSIYLLFLQENLSELKSFKCLQVLELLQEAGDEGFDTMCLLRSLGQVKTDVIDSRKMCSRLNSKETTKAEN; via the exons ATGGCGATTGCACACGTAGCTACCGAGTACGTTTTTTCCGACTTTTTGTTGAAGGATCCCACGGAAACGAAGTACAAAGGGGTGCGCCTGGAGCTGGCGGTGGATAAAATGGTCACGTTTCTAGCGGTGGGGCTGCCTTTGTTTCTAATCTCGCTTGCTTTTGCTCAAGAAGTGTCCGTTG GTACTCAGATCAGCTGCTTTGCCCCCACTAACTTCTCTTGGAGACAGGCTGCATATGTGGATTCATTTTGTTGGGCAGCAGTGCAGCAACAGTCTGACAGCTCACCACTATGGTTGCACAAG TTCTTTCCATATGTCCTGCTTTTACTGGCCATCCTTTTATATATACCTGCCCTGTTCTGGCGTTTCACTGCAGCCCCACATCTTTCATCTGATCTAAAATTCATTATGGAAGAACTGGACCGCTTTTATAATCGTGCCATCAGATTGGCCAAGAATCTGGCGTCCATAGAGAGCAAAGATCCACCTGAAGACACCCAGAG TGCTCTGGACCTTACAGAGGGTTGCTTCAAATACCCTTTAGTGGAGCAGTATCTGAAAACAAAGCGCTTCTCCCACTGCCTCGTGGTCAAGTATCTCGTATGTCGGGGCCTGACTCTGCTGATCCTCCTGTTAGCCTGCATTTACCTTGGCTACTACATCCGCCTGGCATCTGTTACTGATGAGTTTCCATGTGACCTGCGTACAGGTGTGCTAAAGAATGACAGTATGCTACCACCTGCTGTGCAATGTAAGCTTGTAGCGGTGGGTGTCTTCAGGCTTCTCAGCTACATCAACCTAGGGGTGTACGTGCTTCTAGCTCCACTGGTGGTGTATGCTGCTCTTGGACCAGCTAACCAGAGCTCTGGTTTTCTCCGGCCTTATGAGATGCTGCCAGGTTTTGGTGCTCTGGGTGTTGTCACACCCTTCTACAATGATCTCAGTATCTATCTGCTGTTCCTGCAGGAGAACTTGAGCGAACTCAAGTCTTTCAAGTGTCTACAG GTGCTCGAGTTGCTGCAAGAAGCTGGAGATGAGGGGTTTGACACCATGTGCCTCCTGCGATCCCTGGGTCAGGTGAAGACTGATGTGATAGACAGTAGGAAAATGTGCTCACGTTTGAACAGCAAAGAAACGACTAAAGCTGAAAACTGA
- the LOC121508110 gene encoding nuclear distribution protein nudE homolog 1-A-like — MVEPASRKFASLEEELSFWKEQAERHHQRAEEAQEELQEFQQMSRDYEAELETELKQCEGRNKELLLDNNRLRMELESIKEKLEAQHSDAFRHISTLEEDLAQTRAVRDHLQKYIRELEQSNDDLERTKRATIMSLEDFEQRMNHVIERNAFLESELDEKENLLESVQRLKDEARDLRQELAVRQKERRPSSSLAKDTDRSDLPCPSVPNPSIPITPSKPISSFVTPPASSTRRGDGLTGTPLTTSARISALNIVGELLRKVGNLESKLASCRDFVYDTSVSRPALPAAPGSPSGLEGGSEVQATSMSPPPQYDSLVKRLEFGPAPPRGVSQGAQSPQGGVKILL, encoded by the exons ATGGTAGAGCCAGCGTCACGCAAGTTTGCATCACTAGAAGAGGAACTGAGCTTCTGGAAGGAGCAGGCAGAGAGACACCATCAAAG AGCTGAAGAGGCTCAGGAGGAGCTGCAGGAGTTTCAGCAGATGAGTCGAGACTATGAGGCAGAACTGGAAACCGAGCTAAAGCAGTGTGAGGGTCGAAACAAAGAGCTGCTTTTAGACAACAACAGACTCCGCATGGAACTGGAAAGCATAAAG GAGAAACTTGAGGCTCAGCATTCTGATGCTTTCAGACACATCTCAACCTTAGAGGAAGATCTGGCACAAACTAGAGCAGTTAGAGATCACCTGCAGAAATACATCAGAGAGCTGGAGCAATCCAATGATGACCTGGAGAGGACTAAAAG GGCTACTATCATGTCACTGGAGGACTTTGAGCAGCGGATGAACCACGTCATTGAGAGAAATGCCTTTCTGGAGAGTGAATTGGATGAGAAGGAGAACCTGCTGGAGTCTGTTCAGAGGCTCAAGGATGAAGCCAGAG ATCTTCGCCAGGAGTTGGCTGTTCGTCAGAAGGAGAGACGACCATCCAGCAGCTTAGCCAAAGATACAGATCGGTCAGATCTGCCATGCCCCTCAGTACCCAACCCATCCATACCCATCACACCCTCCAAACCCATTAGCTCATTTGTCACACCCCCTGCTTCCAGTACTAGACGAG GTGATGGACTGACCGGAACTCCTCTTACCACATCTGCTAGAATATCTGCACTCAACATTGTTGGGGAACTGCTAAGAAAAGTTGGA AATCTGGAGTCAAAGTTGGCATCCTGTAGAGACTTTGTGTATGACACTTCCGTCAGCCGACCAGCACTTCCAGCAGCCCCGGGTAGTCCTTCTGGCTTAGAAGGAGGCTCTGAGGTCCAAGCTACCAGTATGAGCCCTCCACCTCAGTATGACAG TTTAGTGAAGAGGTTGGAGTTTGGACCAGCTCCTCCGAGAGGAGTCTCCCAGGGTGCCCAGTCTCCACAAGGAGGTGTCAAGATTCTGCTATGA